From Chryseobacterium sp. IHB B 17019, one genomic window encodes:
- the rplW gene encoding 50S ribosomal protein L23: MSVIIKPVISEKANYLTDLRGSYSFLVDPKANKIQIKKAVEAAYGVKVADVNTMIYAPRVSSKYTKKGLQVGKTNKLKKAVIKLAEGEVIDIFAVN, from the coding sequence ATGTCAGTTATTATTAAACCAGTTATCTCAGAAAAGGCTAATTACCTTACAGATTTAAGAGGTTCTTATTCTTTCTTAGTAGATCCTAAGGCGAATAAAATCCAGATTAAGAAAGCTGTAGAAGCGGCTTACGGTGTAAAAGTAGCAGACGTTAATACAATGATTTATGCTCCGAGGGTTTCTTCGAAATACACTAAAAAAGGTCTTCAAGTAGGAAAGACAAACAAATTGAAAAAAGCGGTAATCAAACTTGCTGAAGGTGAGGTTATCGATATTTTTGCTGTAAATTAA
- the rpsC gene encoding 30S ribosomal protein S3, translating to MGQKTNPIGNRLGIIRGWDSNWFGGNDYGDRIAEDYKIRRYLEARLSKGGISRIYIERTLKLVTVTITTARPGLIIGKGGQEVDKLKEELKKLTKKDIQINIFEIKRPELDAVLVADSIAKQIENRISYRRAVKMAMAGTMRMGAEGIKVQISGRLNGAEMARSESFKDGRIPLSTFRADIDYHIGEALTQYGKLGVKVWIMKGEVYGKRELSPLVGQQKKGGQSGDRDRNNRGGDRDNRRPRKNNNNNNNNN from the coding sequence ATGGGACAGAAGACAAATCCAATTGGTAACAGATTAGGTATCATCAGAGGATGGGATTCTAACTGGTTTGGCGGAAACGATTATGGAGACAGAATCGCGGAAGACTACAAAATCAGAAGATACCTTGAAGCTAGATTATCTAAAGGTGGGATTTCAAGAATTTATATTGAAAGAACATTAAAATTAGTAACAGTTACGATCACTACTGCTAGACCGGGACTTATCATCGGTAAAGGAGGTCAGGAAGTTGATAAATTAAAAGAAGAGTTGAAGAAATTGACTAAAAAGGATATTCAAATCAACATCTTCGAAATCAAAAGACCTGAGCTAGATGCAGTATTAGTTGCTGATAGCATTGCTAAGCAAATCGAAAACAGAATCTCTTACAGAAGAGCTGTGAAGATGGCTATGGCAGGTACAATGAGAATGGGTGCAGAAGGTATCAAAGTTCAGATCTCTGGTAGATTGAACGGAGCTGAAATGGCAAGATCAGAATCTTTCAAAGACGGAAGAATTCCTTTGTCTACTTTCAGAGCAGATATCGATTACCACATCGGTGAGGCATTAACTCAGTACGGAAAGCTAGGTGTAAAAGTTTGGATCATGAAAGGTGAAGTTTACGGTAAAAGAGAACTTTCTCCACTAGTGGGACAACAGAAAAAAGGAGGTCAGTCAGGAGATAGAGACAGAAACAACAGAGGAGGAGACAGAGACAACAGAAGACCTAGAAAAAATAACAATAATAATAACAATAATAATTAA
- the rplV gene encoding 50S ribosomal protein L22: MGSRKQDSSIARKEANKDVVKASLNNCPSSPRKMRLVADIIRGEQVDKALYILKYSKKEASNKLEKLLLSAMANWQTKNEGADIEEANLIIKEIFVDSARQLKRLRPAPQGRGYRIRKRSNHVTLILGNKEN, encoded by the coding sequence ATGGGATCAAGAAAACAAGATAGTTCAATCGCAAGAAAAGAAGCTAACAAAGACGTTGTAAAAGCTTCATTAAATAATTGCCCGTCTTCTCCAAGAAAAATGAGATTAGTTGCTGATATCATTAGAGGAGAGCAGGTAGATAAAGCTCTTTATATCCTAAAATATTCTAAAAAAGAAGCCTCTAACAAGTTGGAGAAATTACTTCTTTCTGCTATGGCAAACTGGCAGACTAAAAATGAAGGTGCGGATATCGAAGAAGCAAACCTTATCATTAAAGAAATCTTCGTGGATAGCGCAAGACAATTGAAGAGACTAAGACCAGCTCCACAAGGTAGAGGGTACAGAATCAGAAAAAGATCAAACCACGTTACGTTAATCTTAGGTAATAAAGAAAATTAA
- the rplC gene encoding 50S ribosomal protein L3 — protein sequence MSGIIGKKIGMTSLFNEEGKNIPCTVIQAGPCSVLQVRTIEKDGYKSVQLGFDDKSEKNVGKALAGHFKKAGSAPKAKLVEFYREFVDEVKVGEEVKVDLFAEGEYVDVTGTSKGKGFQGVVKRHGFGGVMQATHGQHNRLRAPGSIGAGSDPSRVFKGMRMAGRMGGKQVTVQNLQVLKVDQEQNLLVVKGAVPGAKNSYVIIRKWN from the coding sequence ATGTCAGGTATTATTGGTAAAAAAATCGGTATGACGTCTTTGTTTAACGAAGAAGGAAAAAACATTCCTTGTACAGTTATTCAAGCTGGTCCGTGCTCGGTTTTACAGGTCAGAACCATAGAAAAGGACGGCTACAAGTCAGTTCAATTGGGTTTCGATGACAAGAGTGAGAAGAACGTTGGTAAAGCGTTAGCTGGCCATTTTAAAAAGGCTGGTTCTGCTCCTAAAGCTAAATTAGTGGAATTCTACAGAGAATTCGTTGATGAAGTAAAAGTAGGAGAAGAAGTAAAAGTTGATCTATTCGCTGAAGGTGAGTATGTTGACGTAACAGGTACTTCTAAAGGTAAAGGTTTCCAAGGTGTTGTAAAAAGACACGGATTTGGAGGTGTAATGCAGGCAACTCATGGACAGCACAACAGACTTAGAGCTCCAGGTTCTATCGGTGCTGGATCAGACCCTTCAAGAGTATTCAAAGGGATGAGAATGGCTGGAAGAATGGGAGGTAAGCAGGTAACTGTTCAAAACCTTCAAGTATTAAAAGTGGATCAAGAACAAAATCTTTTAGTAGTAAAAGGTGCTGTTCCGGGAGCTAAAAATTCTTATGTAATTATCAGAAAATGGAACTAG
- the rplD gene encoding 50S ribosomal protein L4, protein MELVVLNTSGKETGKKVTLDESVFGIEPNKHAVYLEVKQYLAAQRQGTHKSKERSEITASTKKLKKQKGSGSARYGDIKSPTFRGGGRVFGPKPRDYRFKLNKALKRLAKKSVLSQKMRDNSIRIVEGLSIAAPKTKDFITILNALALNDKKSLFILPDTNKNVYLSSRNLPKTKVMKFNEISSYDLINAGEIVFLEGAVEKFQENLKK, encoded by the coding sequence ATGGAACTAGTAGTATTAAATACATCAGGAAAGGAGACCGGAAAAAAAGTAACTCTAGACGAATCAGTATTCGGAATTGAGCCAAACAAGCACGCGGTTTACTTAGAAGTAAAACAGTACCTTGCTGCACAGAGACAAGGAACTCATAAATCAAAAGAAAGAAGCGAAATTACTGCTTCTACTAAAAAGCTTAAGAAGCAAAAAGGATCAGGATCTGCTAGATATGGTGATATTAAATCTCCAACTTTCAGAGGTGGAGGTAGAGTATTCGGACCTAAGCCAAGAGACTACAGATTCAAATTGAACAAAGCTCTTAAGAGATTAGCTAAAAAATCTGTTCTTTCTCAGAAAATGAGAGACAACAGCATCAGAATCGTGGAAGGATTGAGCATTGCTGCTCCTAAAACTAAAGATTTCATCACTATCCTTAATGCATTGGCATTGAACGATAAGAAGTCTTTGTTCATTCTTCCTGATACTAACAAGAATGTGTATTTATCTTCAAGAAACTTACCTAAGACTAAAGTAATGAAATTCAACGAAATTTCTTCTTATGACTTAATCAATGCAGGTGAGATCGTTTTCTTAGAAGGTGCAGTTGAAAAATTCCAGGAAAATTTAAAGAAATAA
- the rpmC gene encoding 50S ribosomal protein L29: MKKADIKNLSAGDIQAQLTEAKAQYSKLKLAHAISPIENPIQIRDLRKTIARLNTELTNKQ, encoded by the coding sequence ATGAAAAAAGCTGATATTAAAAATTTAAGCGCGGGTGATATTCAAGCTCAATTAACTGAAGCAAAAGCTCAATATTCTAAATTGAAATTGGCTCATGCAATCAGCCCAATTGAAAACCCGATCCAAATCAGAGATTTGAGAAAAACAATCGCTAGACTAAATACTGAGTTAACTAACAAACAATAA
- the rplB gene encoding 50S ribosomal protein L2: MSVRKLKPITPGQRFRVVNNFEEITTNKPEKSLTVGISKSGGRNQTGKMTMRYTGGGHKKKYRIIDFKRNKANVEATVKTVEYDPNRTAFIALLEYADGEKRYIIAPNGIKVDQKVVSGESVEPNIGNAMKLKNIPLGTVISCVEMKPGQGAILARSAGSSAQLTSRDGKYAIIKLPSGESRMILTECMAMIGSVSNSDHQLTVSGKAGRSRWLGRRPRTRPVVMNPVDHPMGGGEGRSSGGHPRSRNGMPAKGYKTRKKNKVSNRYIVSKRK, from the coding sequence ATGTCTGTTAGAAAATTAAAACCTATCACCCCAGGACAGAGATTCAGAGTTGTAAACAATTTTGAGGAAATTACTACCAACAAACCAGAGAAATCTCTTACCGTTGGTATTAGTAAGTCAGGTGGACGTAACCAAACTGGTAAAATGACCATGCGTTACACCGGAGGTGGACACAAAAAGAAATACAGAATTATTGACTTCAAAAGAAACAAAGCAAACGTTGAAGCAACTGTAAAAACTGTAGAATACGATCCAAACAGAACTGCATTTATCGCTTTATTAGAATATGCTGACGGAGAAAAGAGATATATCATCGCTCCAAATGGTATCAAAGTAGATCAGAAAGTAGTTTCAGGTGAAAGCGTAGAACCAAATATTGGTAACGCAATGAAATTGAAAAATATTCCATTGGGTACTGTAATCTCTTGTGTTGAAATGAAGCCTGGACAAGGTGCTATTTTAGCAAGAAGTGCTGGTTCTTCAGCTCAACTTACTTCAAGAGACGGAAAATATGCAATCATCAAATTGCCTTCAGGAGAATCAAGAATGATCCTTACTGAATGTATGGCAATGATCGGTTCGGTTTCTAACTCAGATCATCAATTAACTGTATCAGGTAAGGCTGGTAGAAGCAGATGGTTAGGTAGAAGACCTAGAACAAGACCAGTAGTAATGAACCCTGTAGATCACCCAATGGGAGGTGGTGAAGGACGTTCTTCCGGAGGTCACCCAAGATCTAGAAACGGTATGCCAGCTAAAGGTTACAAAACTAGAAAGAAAAACAAAGTGTCTAACCGTTACATCGTATCTAAAAGAAAATAA
- the rplP gene encoding 50S ribosomal protein L16, with amino-acid sequence MLQPKRTKFRRVHKMKMKGIAQRGSQLAYGTFGIKATEGAWITARQIEAARIAATRYMKREGQLWIKIFPDKPITKKPAEVRMGKGKGAVEYWVAVVKPGKIMFEVGGVPYEVAKEALRLAAQKLPVVTKFIVANDFVKPL; translated from the coding sequence ATGTTACAACCAAAAAGAACCAAGTTCCGTAGAGTTCATAAGATGAAAATGAAGGGGATTGCCCAAAGAGGTAGTCAACTTGCTTATGGAACTTTCGGGATCAAGGCGACAGAAGGTGCTTGGATCACTGCAAGACAAATTGAAGCTGCGCGTATTGCTGCTACAAGATATATGAAGAGAGAAGGTCAGCTATGGATCAAAATCTTCCCGGATAAGCCAATTACTAAGAAACCAGCCGAAGTAAGGATGGGTAAAGGTAAAGGTGCCGTGGAATATTGGGTAGCTGTAGTAAAACCTGGTAAAATTATGTTTGAAGTAGGAGGTGTACCTTACGAAGTAGCGAAAGAAGCCCTTAGACTTGCAGCACAAAAATTACCGGTAGTTACCAAATTCATAGTTGCTAACGATTTTGTTAAACCTCTTTAA
- the rpsS gene encoding 30S ribosomal protein S19, producing the protein MARSLKKGPFIHHTLDKKVQANVESGKKTVIKTWSRASMISPDFVGQTIAVHNGKSFIPVYVTENMVGHKLGEFSPTRSFRGHGGNKNKGSR; encoded by the coding sequence ATGGCAAGATCACTTAAAAAAGGACCATTCATTCATCATACTTTAGATAAGAAGGTTCAGGCAAATGTAGAGTCTGGTAAGAAGACAGTTATCAAAACTTGGTCTAGAGCATCGATGATCTCTCCGGACTTCGTAGGACAAACTATCGCTGTACACAACGGAAAATCTTTTATTCCTGTTTACGTTACAGAAAACATGGTAGGTCACAAGTTAGGCGAATTTTCTCCAACAAGATCTTTCAGAGGTCATGGTGGTAACAAAAATAAAGGAAGCAGATAA